DNA from Vibrio gazogenes:
ATCGCTTCCATTTTAAAAGTATCAGCGCCTCCGGCAAAATCTCCTTTTTTACTGCGTTTTTTAATACAAACTTTGCTTACGTCGTTAGTATCAAAAAAATCATTTATTTCTTTTTTAAACTCTTTGACACATTCTCTGTTTTCACTATCTTTCAATGCAATTTTCTTTTTATCAATTGCTTTGACTGCAAAACTATCATCGTTTTGCTTTTCTAACACTGTGAGTATTGCTTCATGCCCTTTTAACTCAATACCGCATATTTTTCTCATTTGAAAACCCTATGTATTACATTATCTAGACAATTCAATCCTAACCTTTTCTATATGATCCGATGCAACTTTAAGTACGCTATCCGCGCACTTTTTACATATGTTAATCCTACCTGAATCATCGTATGCAAAATGCTTTTCTCCTGCGAGAATCTTGTGCAAGGAATTCGCATGGCACTTCCTTTCTGCCCTTGCTTCTTCTACACGAAAGTCCCTTACAATATTTCTAACTGCTGGGATATACACTCCTGTTTTTATCGTAAACCTAACACCAAAATAAGCAGTACCAAATACATCTGCTTCAGTACCTTGTTATACCTTTGCTAGCGCTTCCTATAGAATGTTTCGACAACATGCATACTCGGCCAATATGCCCAACAAGCTGCCTGTGCATGTGCTTGAGACTCAAACGGACTCCCTACACTTCTATGCCAAGACTTCCAGTCTTTCCCCGGTTCAGATGTATCTTTACGCACAACGAGGGCATTTAATGGCGGTAACCCGTTATCTGTATCAGCATTTGATATATTAACAATCCATTCAACGACTTCCGGTGTATGTCCTCGCCTCCATGTTTCCTCGGGATATTGTGTCAACCAAAGTTCTTTGTAAGTAATTTTTCGAAAGTGATAAGTATCTAATGATCCTCTAGCCACCTTGATAAGTATTTTCCTTACCTTCTTTTCAGTTTTACTAAGCATAAATCCTCCTGTAGGTATAACAATTATTAAACGGCACCCTGCCATATAACTTGCTGTCACCCCTTTCTCAGATAAGCTTCATTGGTTTGCTAATAAGCACTCAAACACCGTACATAGAATTGAATAAGTTACAGAAAACATCCAGAAATAATTGGCTGAGATATGACATTCTTTGATGTAGGTAGGGTTTGCAATAAATTGCATTGTTTTAACAATCAGTACGGTGTGATGTAGTGGCTTAGTATGCCCGAACTTCATCGAACAAATCGGCCTGAAAAATATTTCACCCAATTCAAACAAACTACCCAACCAAGAAAATCATTCATGGATGAATGATTAGGCTTTTCCGGGCAGGACGCCCGTAAAAGCTGGTTCTGGACAACGTGCGACGCCGTCAAACAAAAAAGATCTTCTGGTTACTCTTGCATCTTGGCAAGAGTGACTAGCGCACAGAATGCCCATGCATCTGAAATTGAGGAACGCAATTGTGCGTCAAATCTGGGAGCCAATTGCTGGGGAATATAAAAATTGAGGTACAGCGGTTTGGTGCGCGATTACTTTCACCGATTTCAATGGCATCTCCGACAGCGCCCCAGAGACTTTTGCCCAGCAGCAAAAGTCCCCAAAAGTGCCTTGAGTTTGAGTTCAGCGCACATAATCAGGGTCGGATTGATTCGCATCCTGCTCAGGCAATCCTGAAAAATCGTCCTGATTTTTCCCCCTGAGTCCTGTGACCAAATTGGCTTTTTGCTATGTTTCACTCAATCCAAATCAACCACCCAACCAAGAAAATCATTCATCGATGAATGATTAGGCTTTTCCGGGCAGGACGCCCGTAAAAGCTGGTTCTGGACAACGTGCGACGCCGTCAAACAAAAAAGATTTTCTGGTTCGTCTTTCATCTCTGAAAGATGAACTGGCGCACAGAACACCGCAGTTTCTGAAATTGAGGAACCTGATTGTGCGTCAAATTTCGGAGCCGAAGGCTGGGGAGATGAATATTGTGGCGCTGTTGTTTGGTGCGCAATGAGTTTATTAATTTCTGCGGCATCTGATGCACGCGCCCCAGGTACTTTTGGCGTTCCAAAAGTACCCTAAAGAACGGTTTAGTTCGTGGACGCTGGCCGGGCCGGATTGATTCGCTCCTGCTCAAGCAATCCTGAAAAATCGTCCTGATTTTCCCCCTGAGTCCTGTGACCAAATTGGCTTTTTGCTATGTTTCACTCAATCCAAATCAACCACCCAACCAAGAAAACCATTCATGGATGAATGGTTAGGCTTTTCCGGGCAGGACGCCCGTAAAAGCGGGTTCTGGACAACGTGCACCCAAGCCCAACAAAAAAGATTTTCTGGTTACTCTTGCATCTTGGCAAGAGTAACTGGCGCACAGAACACCGATGCTTCTAAAATTGAGGAACACAATTGTGCGTCAAATTTCGGAGCCGAAGGCTGGGGAGATGAACATTGTGGCGCTGTTGTTTGGTGCGCAATGAGTTTATTAATTTCTGCGGCATCTGATGCACGCGCCCCAGGTACTTTTGGCGTTCCAAAAGTACCCAAAAGAACGGTTTAGTTCGTGGACGCTGGCCGGGTCGGATTGATTCGCATCCTGCTCAAGCAATCCTGAAAAATCGTCCTGATTTTTCCCCCTGAGTCCTGTGACCAAATTGGCTTTTTGCTATGTTTCACTCAATCCAAATCAACTACCCAACCAAGAAAACCATTCAAGGATGAATGATTAGGCTTTTCCGGGCAGGACGCCCGTAAAAGCGGGTTCTGGACAACGTGCGACGCCGTCAAACAAAAAAAGATTTTCTGGTTCGTCTTTCATCTCTGAAAGATGAACTGGCGCACAAGACACCAATGCCTCTGAAATCGAAAAACGCAATTGTGCGTCAAATTTGGGAGCCAATTGCTAAAACAACAAATCCCCCACTATTTACACTGTAAAATGAAAAAAGCCCCTTTCATAGGGGCTTTAAACAATGCTAATCGATACCGTTAAAAAGTCATTCAATTACCAAGTGTCTGCAATAGCCACCAGTACACACCACCACCGGCCAGACCGCCTCCTAACACAAACATCAGCGCCAGTTTCCACCAGCTGGTGCCCGGTTTAGTAACCTGCACAACCGCCGCTGGGCGGCCGTTTTCGGTAAACTCCCGGCGTTTTAAAGCCACCTGATAGCAGGTTTCTAACCGATCAATCTGTTCAAAAATAATATAACCGATCGACTCAAAATCAGCTTTCACACCCGGTCTTTCCGACTGAAGCAAATAACTGATGCGATCACAAAGCTGTTCACAACGATAAAGCTCACGCAATATTTCATAACTGGCGCGAAGATTTTGCAGTTCAATCAACGCTTGTGCATTGGCCCAATGAAATAACCGCTCAATATATTTATCGCTCTCTTTGATATCCTCTTTCAGGCTCACCAAACAGCCATACATCAGCTCTAGCCCGTTCGTGTAACCTCGTAATCCATCCAGCTTGAGACAAGCAATGCTGTAATACACACACATCGCCAAATCCAGTCCGGTGACTTGTGCCAATTGCTCACTGTTCTGTTTGACCAGTTCCCAATCCGTGCCACCGGCAAAGGGAGAACGCTCGCGATAAATCTCTTTCTTGACCGCCTGATACAGGGTGTGATTGTGTAATTCTTCTTGTTCGGCTGTAAGTATGAAAGGTGTGTTTTCAATAAATAATCGTGGGGACATGGCGTTTAATTGCCCTAATTCATGCAGGGAGTGCCCGCAGGCACTCCACAATGTGTTGAATATTAATACAGGTTACCTGAGAGTTTGAATGATTTAAACAAACGCTGGGTAAACGGATTCATATCGGCTTCAGAGTTAATTCGGTACACCATGTCACCGCCATCAACCGTAAACTTGTAGTCTACCGAGGTGGTACTTGCAGCCAGCACATCACCCGCATCAAGTAAGCGGAAGAATGCCCATGGTCCCTGAATAATAATACTCCGTGGCGACAGATTCGATTTGGTCGGAATCAGCGTAATTTTCGAAATTGCAGAATCACGTAGCGTATTCGGCCAAATCAGCTCCACGTTTTCTCTTGAACCATGACTGTACGACAAGAACTGTCCGTCAACATTCAGCACACTACGACGTTTATTCCCCGTCAAGCGTATCGGTTCAATCGAGAAGCTCACATCCAACACACCTTTACGATTGAAGAAGGCATCCTGAATTTGCCGTGCGCGTTCAATCTGCTCCAATACTTCCGCTTTCACCACACTCTGCCCGCTGTCTGAATCAGATAAGCCGACTTTCTCATCAATGAAGATCTTCAGCTGGTTCTGATAGAAGCTGTCTAAGATACCATTCGGAGCAAAGAATTCTTCAAAGTCAGTCAATGATGCATCTTTGTTCG
Protein-coding regions in this window:
- a CDS encoding DUF3010 family protein, which gives rise to MRKICGIELKGHEAILTVLEKQNDDSFAVKAIDKKKIALKDSENRECVKEFKKEINDFFDTNDVSKVCIKKRSKKGDFAGGADTFKMEAIIQDSDVEDVILISPQAISSYQKKNDADVPSELNKYQHNAYLTALTGAKK
- a CDS encoding type VI secretion system ImpA family N-terminal domain-containing protein; translated protein: MSPRLFIENTPFILTAEQEELHNHTLYQAVKKEIYRERSPFAGGTDWELVKQNSEQLAQVTGLDLAMCVYYSIACLKLDGLRGYTNGLELMYGCLVSLKEDIKESDKYIERLFHWANAQALIELQNLRASYEILRELYRCEQLCDRISYLLQSERPGVKADFESIGYIIFEQIDRLETCYQVALKRREFTENGRPAAVVQVTKPGTSWWKLALMFVLGGGLAGGGVYWWLLQTLGN